AAATTATTGATAAATGGTGGAATGGTTTGGCTCCGATTACCGGTATCGGCTTTAGCCACTCGCAGCGCTTGGGTGACGGTTATACCGATTTGGTAGTGGGTGGAACCATGAGTTATGATCATGGATACGAAGGTCCTCCGAAAGTAACCCCGCCGGCAGTGGACTCATCGGATATCTCAAAAAGTGATATGGCCAACCGGCTGATGCGGTTTAATTTTAATCTGCGTCGCCGTTCTAAAAAAACAAAAGGCCTGAATTTTGGTTTGAACGGAAACTTTATGTGGCAGAGAAAAGCTTCCGTTTTGGCGTGGCTCGATGATACGGCCGGCTTTTACAGAGGTTATCCCGGAGCCGTGTTACTCAACGACCTGTTCACTTTTTATGTGGATCCTTTTATAAATTATTATACCAAAAACGGTGCACGACATCAGTTTATCTCGCGAATTATGTATTCCAATTCACGGGCTAATCTCGGACAGTCAAACCGGTCGCTCATGATTTATAACAAATATGAGTTCCGGAAAAGATTGAAAAGATTATGGGATGTGGATTTGATTACCGGTTTTGTAAGTGATTACAGCCGCTCAAGGGCTTCTATGTATTCCGGTTCGGGTTCTGATACCAATTTTTTGTGGAATCCGTCGTGGTATGCTGAAATGGAAAAAAAGATCGGGCGGGTAAATCTTTCTTTGGGTGTTCGTCTGGAATATTTTAATCTCAACAATAACATTACTAAATTCAAGCCCATCTTTCGTTTTGGTTCTTCCTTTCACATGGCCGAAGAAACCTATCTGCGGGCATCTATTGGCCAGGGATACCGTTTCCCGACCATTGCCGAACGGTATATCAAAACTACCGTGGGAACCTTTGGCGTTTTTGATAATCCGGACCTGCAGCCTGAGTCAAGCTGGAATGCCGAGATTGGAATAAAGCAGGCATTTAAGCTGAGTAAATTTCGCGGATATGCCGATGTGGCTTTCTTTTATCAGGAGTATAAAAACACGGTGGAATATCTTTTCGGATTTTGGGATTCAACCTACACCTTTGCCATGGCGGGATTCAAGTTTGTAAATACTGGTGCTTCACGGGTTACCGGTGTGGATGTTTCTTTAACCGGCCAGGCTACATTCAATTCGCATGTTTCCATGACGGTAATGGCAGGTTACACTTATGTGCGGCCTGTAGCACTGGAGCCGGATAAGGTTTTTGCCCACGATTATAATCCCGGCGGACAAACGGCTTTTTCATATAATACCACCAGTGTGGATCCTGAATCGCGAATTTTGAAATACCGGTTTTTGCATACGGCTAAACTGGATATTGAACTGGATATCCGCCGGTTTGCCATCGGAACATCCATGCGCTATTTTAGTAAGATTGTGAATCTGGATAAGGCCATTTTCGATTTTGAAGATGCCACGCTGGCCACAGGAGGTACTTTGCAGGCTATCCTGTATCGAAATTATTACTATCATCATAACAACGGGAATATGATTTGGGATGTGCGGATGAGTTATGATTTGTCGAAACACAGCAAAATATCCTTATTGAGCAACAATGTGACAAACCGCATGTATTCGCTTCGTCCACTTAAAGCAGAACCCCCGCGAACCATTACTTTTCGTTATAGCCTGAATCTGTAAATTTATTTGGGCTCAATCAGATACATGGTGTCGATTTTTACCGGCGGAACCAGTAACTGGTGATCGGTAGGTTGCTGTTGTATTTTTTTTACCACATCCATTCCTTTGATTACCCGGCCAAAAGCAGCAAATCCTTGTCCGTCAGGATTGCGTTTCCCGCCATAGTCCAGTTCGGGTTGTTTTCCGATGCAAATAAAAAACTCGCTGGTAGCCGAATTGGGTTCGTTTCGGGCCATCGAAAGGGTGCCATTCAGGTGATGGATGCCGGTTTGTTTAGTGGTTTCCAGCTTGATAGGGGGCATCATGGCCTCGATGTCTTTAAATAATCCCCCTTGAATAACTTCGATTTTTACTTTCTTCTTAGGCTGGTTTTTCAGGGTAACTGCACGGTAAAAAACCGCATCGTGGTATTTGCCCAGCCGGATGTATTTTTCAAAATTCGCTACGGTAATCGGCGCTTTTTTAGGATAGAGTTCAGCTACAATTTTCCCGAAACGGGTTTTCATGACCACCAAAGGATGTGTCTGTTTTTTGACTTTTTCTGTTTTTTGCTTTTTTCCGGTTTGCTTTTCCCCCGTGGAATGACAAGCAGTTAAAACACCAACGAGAACAGCCAAAGAAATAATGACGATTTTTTTCATGAGAATGATTTTATCTGGTCAAAAATAATAATTTTTTATCTCCCGGGTTACCGGAGAATGTACCGGTAACGGGGGAAATATCTGAGTGGACAATGCCAAAGTCATAAATTATTTAGTGTACTTTTGTAAAAAAATATTTTGTCATGACTGTGAATAAGTCGTTGAGATACATGAATTTGCTGGAAGTAATGAATAAAGTCAATCACATTACCCGGCAAAACAGGGATGTGGACAGTACGTTAAAACATGTGGTGGAACTCCTTTCGGAACAGGAAGATCTGGCTCATTTTGACTTTTTCCGGATTATTTACGGCGATCGGGAGTATTTTGTCAAAGGAAAAAACAAAGTAGAAGGAACGGCCGTTTGTGATGACAAATATTTTGTAACCCATTCCGGAAAAAAATGTGCAATTCACTATTGTACACGAAAGGAAGATGCCACGGATGAGAATTTCAGAAAAAATCAGGAGTATTTCCTGAATAGCCTGACCAACATTTTACGGCGTTATCTGAACAAACAGGAACGTGTTCAGCATCCGGAGTGGCAGGAGGCCGATAAAAAAGAAAAAGAACAGGCCAAAAAAGGAATTATCAGTAGCCGTTTTCTGCAGCGGTTTTTGAATAAAAACACCCATACCCGCGATGTGTATCATGACCTGATGCCTTTTAAGGTCAAGGAAATTCTGTTAATTTCCAGTTTGTATGATGCCTATGCCATTGAACGGGAAGGCCGTTTTTCGGAACACATGCTGGGGCAGTATGGTCAGCTGAACCTGACTTCCATTCCGCGTATTACCGGTGCCTCCACAGTAGAACAGGCTTTCGATTTGCTGAAAAGAAGACATTTTGACCAGATCATTTACATGGTGGGAGTGGATAAAAAAACACCGGTAACCGCCAGCAAGCGGATTAAAGAAAAATATCCGTATATCCCCATTTTCCTGTTGCTGAACAACAACAGTGATGTGGAATATTTTAAAAGTGAACAGACCAAACTGCGGTTTATCGACCGGATTTTTGCTTGGAACGGCGATAGTAATATTTTCTTCTCTATGATCAAACTGCTTGAAGATCATATGAATGTGGAAAATGATACCCGCCGGGGAAAAGTGCGGGTAATATTACTGGCCGAAGATTCTCCCATTTACTCGTCGCGGTACCTTTCATTCTTGTATCGTGTGCTGATGGAGCAAACCAAGCGCATTATTGACGATGTAAGTACGGATGAGTTGTATAAAGTGTTGCGCATGCGGGCCCGGCCGAAAATTTTATTTGCCCCTACCTTTGAACAGGCGGTGGATATCATTGATAAATACAAAGATTACCTGCTTTGTCTGATTACGGATGTGAAGTATGAACGGCACGGGAAAATTAATGACAATGCCGGTGTGGAACTGTTAGCTTATGCCCGGAAAGAACTGAAAAACCTGCCTGTGATCATGCAATCGGCTGATCCTGCTTATGCGGAAGTTGCTAAAAAATATCATTCGCTTTTTATTGATAAAAATTCGGAAACCCTTTACGAAGATTTTCAGGATTTTATTACGAACTATCTTGGCTTTGGCGATTTTGTTTTTAAAGACAGCAAAGGCAATGCCATAGCGCGGGCAGCCAATATCCGCGAATTTGAAGAGCAGTTGCATAAGATTCCGGACGATTCTTTGATTTTTCATGCCAGCCGGAACCACTTTTCCATGTGGCTGATGGCACGACAGGAAATTAAAGCGGCCAATTTTATTAATCCCAAAAAAGTATCCGATTATAAAAGTGTACAGGCCTTGCGTGAAGCGTTGATTAAGATGATCCGCGAACACCGCGATGAAGCCGAATCGGGCAACCTGATTCCTTTTGAGCCGGAAATGACCATCAATCCGGAAAACCTTTATACGCTTTCCGAAGGCTCTCTTGGCGGAAAAGGACGTGGACTGGCGTTTATTAATGCGCTGATTCATAATTTTAATTTCTCGCGTTATGTTTCGGATATACACATAAAAACGCCGGTTACTTTTATTATCGGTACCAAAGAATTTGAAGAATTCATCAATAAAAACCAGCTGAATAAACTGGCGCTTTTTGAGAAAGATACCCGGAAGATAAAAGAGGCTTTTCTGAATACGGAACTTTCGGAAGATCTGTCGGAAAAACTGGCGGCTATCCTGCGTCATATCAAAAATCCGGTAGCGGTGCGTTCGTCCAGCCTTTTTGAAGATTCGCTGACCTTGCCGTTTGCCGGGATTTTCGAAACCTACATTTTACCCAACAGTCACGAAAACTTTATTGTTCGCCATAAACAATTGTGCGATGCGGTAAAATTGGTGTATGCATCGTTATATTCCACTATATCAAAAGATTATGTAAAAGCTATTAACTATAAACTGGAAGATGAACGGATGGCAGTGGTGATAGAAGAAGTGGTAGGAAACCGGTATGACGATCTTTATTATCCGCATATCAGCGGCGTAGCCCAGTCGTACAATTACTATCCTTTTGCACACATGAAACCGGAAGAAGGTTTTGCCATTGCTGCCGTGGGATTGGGGAAATATGTGGTGGAAGGAAACCGGGCTTACCGTTTTTCGCCCAAGTATCCGGGAGTGGAAATCAATTCGCCAAAAGATCAGTTCAAGAGCTCACAGGTGAATTTTTATGCCGTAGATCTGAATAAAAAGGATCTGGATCTGATGGAAGGTGAAGATGCCGGACTGACGCTGGAAGACATCAGTGTGGCCGAAAGACAGGGAACATTAAAGCATTGTGCATCGGTGTACAACCCGGATAATGATACCATTTATCCGGGGTTGACCAAACCGGGGCCCCGGATTGTGAATTTTGCCAATATTTTGAAGTATAATTATATCCCTTTGGCAAAAACGCTTAGCGTGCTGCTTGAGCTGGGCAAAGAAGCCATGGGAACGGCAGTGGAAATGGAGTATGCCGTTGATCTGAACAAAGATAAAGAGGGAAAAGCAACATTCTATATTTTGCAGATCAAACCGCTGATTTCGCAAAATGTGGATTTTGAAGCGGATATGGATAAAGTGGATCCCAAAGATATTTTACTGTTTACCAAAACCGGAATGGGAAACGGATTTTATGAAAATATACAAGATGTAATTTATGTCGTTCCCAAAAAGTTTGATAAAACCCAAACCGAAGAGATGGCCCTGGAAGCCGAACGGTTTAACGAAAAAATGATGGAGAGTGGGAAACAGTATATTTTGATTGGTCCCGGACGCTGGGGAACACGTGACAAGTGGATTGGCATTCCGGTGCGGTGGGCGCAGATTTCCAATGCCCGTGTTGTGGTGGAAACCAGTTTGCATAATTTCCCGCTGGATGCCTCTTCCGGTTCTCATTTTTTCCATAATGTAACCAGCATGAATGTGGGATATTTTACCATTCAGCACGACAGGGAAGAAAATATCCTGAATTATGAAATGTTGGATGAGCAGGAAATCGTTGAAGAGGGGGCTTTTTTTCGGCATGTTCGCTTTAAGTCGCCGCTGAAAGTAAAAATGGATGGCCGGAACCGGATTTATGTGATTCACCGGTAAAAGATTCCATGCTCTTTTTTGCCTCTTTTTGGCGAGCCGAAAAGGAAAAATGCTCACATTCAAACATATTGGATTAGATTGAATATAAATTGATTCCGTAATTATCAGATTTTCTGCAATTTGTTAAAAACAAACAATATAAAATCATTCTATGCGGCCTAATTTTCTAAATTTGCGCCTCAAAAAACAGATTACTAATGAACTAATTAAGATATTATGAACAAAATCATTTCAAAGGAGTTCTTCTCGGAAAATGTGGCAAAAATCGTTCTGGAAGCTCCTGATATCGCAAAATCCCGTAAAGCCGGACACTTTGTAATTATCCGGCTGGATGAAAAAGGGGAAAGAATTCCGTTAACCATTGCTGATGGTGATCCGGAAAAAGGTACCATTACATTGGTCGTGCAAAAAGTGGGAGTTACTTCCGCTAAATTGCTGGCAATGAAAGAAGGAGATGAAATTTTAGATGTGGTTGGCCCACTCGGACATCCGACACACATCGAAAAATTTGGTACCGTTTTATGTGCAGGTGGTGGTGTAGGTGTTGCTCCTATGTTGCCTATTATTAAAGCATTGCATGAAGCCGGTAACAAAGTGATTTCGGTACTCGCCGGACGGACCAAAGAGTTGGTAATCCTTGAAGATGAAGTGAAAAAATATTCTGATGAGGTGATTATCATGACCGATGATGGTTCTTATGGTAAAAAAGGATTGGTAACTGCCGGGATGGAAGAAGTCATCCAGCGTGAAAAAGTGGATAAAGCTTTTGTAATTGGTCCGGCCATCATGATGAAATTTGGTAGCCTGACGACCAAAAAATACAACATCCCGACTGATGTAAGTTTGAATACCATTATGGTGGACGGTACGGGCATGTGTGGCGCCTGCCGTGTTTCCATTGGCGGAAAAACCAAGTTTGTTTGTGTTGATGGCCCCGAATTTGACGCCTTCCAGGTAAACTGGGATGAAATGATGATGCGTATGGGCGCTTACAAAACACAGGAACACGAAGCTTACGAAAAATATTTAAAAACCGTTGAAACTGTTGGATAATGGAAAATATAGCTGATTATATCAAAGAAGGTCGCTCCGAAGCATGGCGTGTGGAACTGCGCAAAGCCATGAAAGCCAAAGAACGTACCAGTTTAGAGCGCGTCAAAATGCCGGAACAGGATCCGCATGTAAGAAATAAAAATATTATTGAAGTAAACCTGGGAGTTACTGAAGAAATGGCTGTGGCAGAAGCCCACCGTTGTCTCGATTGCCCCGAACCGACCTGTACCATTGGTTGTCCGGTAGGAATTAATATTCCTAAGTTCATCAAAAAAATCGAAACAAAAGATTTCCTGGGTGCTGCAGCTGCCATTAAAGAAACCAATGCGCTTCCGGCAGTTTGCGGTCGTGTTTGCCCGCAGGAAAAACAGTGCGAGCTGAACTGCTTCTATACCCAGAAATTACACAAACCGCCGATCGCTATTGGTCACCTGGAACGTTTTGCTGCTGATTATGAAAGAAACAGCGGAAAAATGAATATTCCGGAAATTGCCGAATCCAACGGTATTAAAGTGGCTGTAGTAGGTTCTGGTCCTGCCGGACTGGCTGCCGCTGGCGACCTGGCTAAATTCGGATACGATGTTACCGTATTTGAAGCCCTGCACGAAATTGGTGGTGTGCTGAAATACGGTATTCCTGAATTCCGTTTGCCCAACGACATTGTGGATGTGGAAATCGAAAACATGCGCAAAATGGGTGTGAAATTCCGCACCGACTTTATCGTAGGAAAAACCGCTTCGTTTGAAGATCTTCGTGCTCAGGGATTCCAGGCTTTCTTCGTAGGAAGCGGCGCCGGATTGCCTCGTTTCATGAACATCCCCGGAGAAAACTACAACGGTATTTTCTCTTCCAATGAATACCTGACCCGTGTAAACCTGATGAAAGCGGCTCACGACGATTACGATACGCCGGTATTGTTTGGTAAGAACGTAGCCGTTATTGGTGGTGGAAATACTGCAATGGACTCCGTTCGTACGGCTAAACGTCTGGGTGCTGAAAGAGCCATGATTGTTTATCGCCGTTCGCGCGAAGAAATGCCGGCCCGTGTGGAAGAAGTACATCACGCACTGGAAGAAGACATTGAATTCATGAACCTGCATAATCCGGTAGAATATTTTGCTGATGAATCCGGCCGCGTGAATAAAATGCGTGTCCAGAAGATGGAGTTGGGTGAACCGGATGCTTCCGGTCGTCGTCGTCCGATTCCGATCGAAGGTTCTGAATTTGATATTGATGTTGATTTGGTAGTGGTTGCTGTTGGTGTTTCTCCGAACCCCATCGTTCCCAGTAGCCTGAAAGATCTGAAAATGACCGACTGGGGAACCATTGTGGTGGATAAAGAAACCATGCAGACATCCATTCCTGATATTTTCGCCGGTGGCGATATTGTACGTGGGGGAGCTACCGTAATCCTGGCTATGGGTGACGGACGAAAAGCTGCCGCAGGTATTCATAAATACTTACAGGAAAAAGTAAAAGCCAATTAATTTTGATTTACGGGAAGGGGACATCAGTCTTCTTCCCGTTTTTATTTTTTCCGTATCTTCGAAACATTAAAATTTAATATTATGGCAGATCTTAGCACAAAATATCTCGGACTGGATCTTCGTAACCCGATAGTCATCGGAAGTTCCGGATTGACCAACTCCGTTAAAGAAATTGTTGAACTTGATAAAAACGGCGCTGGTGCCGTGGTTTTGAAATCGATCTTTGAAGAACAAATTATTCTGCAGGCCGAACACAGCCTGAAACAAGCTGAAAAACACGGTATGATGTATACCGAGTTGTCTGAAACGCTTGATTATATTGATGTTCATATCAAAGAAAAGGAGTTGGGAAACTATCTTTCCCTGATTAGTGAAGCCAAAAGCAAAGTACAGATTCCGGTAATTGCCAGTGTAAATGCCATTACGGCACACGAATGGACTTCCTTTGCCAAACAGATTGAAGGGGCCGGTGCGGATGCTATTGAATTGAATATTTTTATTATGCCGTTTAATCTGGACGCTGATTGTGAAAAGAATGAACAGGCTTATTATGATATTCTGAAAAAAGTGAAAAGCCAGGTGAATATTCCGGTTTCTGTGAAAATCAGCCCTTATTTTTCCAATCTCGGGAAAGTAGTGAAAAACCTGGAAGCCAACGGCGCTGACGGTGTCGTGCTGTTTAACCGTTTTTCTACTCCGGATATTGACATCCAGAATATGAAAGTAACACATGGTGATATTTTAAGTCATGCTTCGGATATTGCCAATTCGCTGCGCTGGATTGCCATTTTGGCTAAACGGGTGAACCTGAGCCTGGCTGCTTCAACCGGAATCCATGACGGGGAAGCAGTGGTGAAACAATTGCTTGCCGGAGCTACAGTAACACAGCTGACTTCAGCTATTTATAAACATGGCCCTTCCTATATTTTGGATGTGGTGAAATTTGTGAATGACTGGATGGAAAGCAAAGGGTTTAACTACGTTGACCAGGTTCGTGGAAAACTGAGCCAGGCTGCTAACGAAAACGCCAATGCTTACGAAAGAATGCAGTTTATGAAATATTTCAGTGAAATCAAGTAAATCAATCCTTTCCTTATAATAAAAAAAGGCTGCCTTTCGGCGGCCTTTTTTTATTTTATATCATGGAGGCAAAGTCGGAAAGCCATTTTTTGAATGGCATTTTATTGGCTATTTTTTCAAAGATAAAGATGCCGGTAACGGCAAGTGAAGCGCCGGCAATGACATCAATTACGTAATGATGGCCGGTATAAACTGCCGAGAACCAAATCCCTAACAGAAAAATGACAAAGAAAATATTAAACCATCCCAGTTTTTTCTTTATGGCGTAATACAAAACTATTACCGGATAAGAAGCATGTAAAGAAGGCATGGCAGCCAGTACATTGGCATTCTTCTCATAAAGTGCTTTAAAAACATTCCATCCCGTAATCTGGTCAAAACGGGCCAGTCCGGCCATGTGCCCATGAACTCCCGGTTGGAAATGGAAACCATAAATTTCCACATACCAGGGCGGAGCTTCCGGGTAGAGATAGTAAATGACAAATCCCATCAGGTTGACCAATAGAAAAACAAGTGAAAACCGGGTGAAAAGGTTTTTGTCCTTGAAATACAGGTAAACGGCAAAAGCAATGGGCACCGGAACCCAGTTTAAATAAAACAGGCCGGTGAGGATATCCAGAAATTTGGTGTGAATAAGGTTAAAGAATTCGTTGGGCGTAAGCAGCTTGCCCTGGTAAGTAATGCCAAACAATGCTTTTTCCAGTTCGTAGGGTTGCCGGATGTGTACGGGAGAAACTTTGTAATTGGGAAGTCCGCGCATAGAATCGTAAACAATCCAGTACACGATAAAAATGGAAAATCCTAAAGCAAATTTCCGGGTGGCAGGATGCAGGTAGTATAGTGTAAACCAGAGAACAACAAGAAGAAAATGACCGGTTTGCGGCCCGCCGATCAGGAAATTCCACAGGAGATATACAAGGGCCAAAGTGCTATTGATCAGTAGGTTCTTTTTTGTAAACCGTATGAACTGCGTCGATTCTTTCATGCTTTTATCTATTTTTCTTCCATGATGTGATTTATCCCGATCTTGCCGTTATTCGGTAATCATTTTTTCGTAAACGTTTTTTTTCGTTTTGGGATTGATACCGAAAAGTTCCACATATTTTACTTTAGGCCAGAAACCGGAATTGTCGGCATAAATATAAATGTGATCCAATATGGCATTCTGCCCGTCGATGGTTGTATAAATTATGGCTTTGAAAGGAGCAATTTGTTTCAGGAGAAAATCTCTTTTGTCGGTGGCAACCAAATCAACTTTATATTCGCCTGGTTTTCCTTTTATAGGGGTAGTTTTTACGCCGTAGGCAAACATTTTTTCAACCGTTCTGAGCGGCATGGTCTGGCCGTGTTCCTGATACCTGATCCAATAAACATGTACCGGGTTATTGGACTTTAAGCGACCCTGTTTGTCAAAATTGGCATCGTACACAATAGTATTTTCATTGTGATTCCGTTGGATATAAAAAAGCCGTTTGAATGTTTTTGGCGGAACCGGATATTTCGGGTTTTCTGCTAATCGCATCGGTGACCAAAACAGGCTGAAAAGCATGGTCAGGACAAAAGTTGTTTTGGTAATGCTTATCATAACAATTTCTCTTTTTTAAACCATGCGATGGCATGGCGGATTCCTTTTTCCAGATCGTATTTTGGCTGAAACCCAAAATCTTTTACCAGCTCATCGGCATTGCACAGCCAGTTTTTACTTACAAGCTCTTTGTATTTGTCGCTGTTAAGCGTGGCTGGTTTTCCGAATAAACAGGAAATCTTTTCGGTGATGGCTACCACGGTACGAACAAAAAACCGGGGGAAAACAATCACCACTGTTTTTTTATTTAATTCTTTTTTTATCAGGGCATTGAAAGCTTCTGCAGTATAGTGTCCCAAATCGGTTACAAAATATGCTTTGCGGGTAATGTCTGTTGCCAGCACATCCATAACCAGGGTAGCCAAATCGAGAACATAGATGAAGGAAAGATGTTGTTTTTTGGAGCCGATATAGGTTTCGATATGTTGTTTGATAGATTTGTAAGCCAGATAGTAATCTTTTTCTCTTGGACCATAAACGCCGGTGGGACGCAGGATAAGATATGGAAAATGATCTTGTGCCTGTAAAAATTGTTCGGCTTTTAGTTTGCTTCTTCCGTAATAGGTAATCGGGTGGGGGGTATCGGTGGGCTGTATGGGCTGCAGGGTGGTTTCGTCTCCCGGGCCATAGGCTGCCAGACTGCTGATGAACAAAAATTTATCAGGAACCTTTTGGGTTTCGATTAACGCTTCAATCAAATTTTTTGTGTATCCGAAATTAACTTTGTCAAAATGCTCAACCTGGCACGTTTTAATAATGCCGGCAGCATGTACGATATAATGAAACCGGGGTAAATCCTGAAAAGTTTTTTTTAAGTCCTCTTTATCTGCAAAATTTAATTCGGTAAAATGTATATCGGGATGAGACAGATATTTCCGACTACTGGTTTTTCTTATCCCGGCATAAACCTCAAACTGACGTTTTATGGCTTCTTCAACAATAAAACTTCCCACAAAACCACTTGCGCCTGTTACCAATATCCGTTTCATATTCCTTTTTTGATATAACATCTTCGTTTAAGGTGTTGTCTCAGCTCATAATCTTTGAACATCAGAAAAGCACTCTTGTTGTCTTCCAGCGCATGGCTCGAAATGGCTGTTTTTACTCCGTTGTCAATATAGGCTTGCATCATTTCGCTATAAAAAACGGCTGGAATCCCTTTGTTTTGGTATTGGGGTTTTACCGCTTGCAACAGCATGTCTACTTTGTCATTCTTTTTCAGTGCTTTCAAAATATGAATGAATCCGAACGGAAACAGTTTCCCTTTTGCTTTTTGCAGCGCTTCGGAGAGCGAATACAAAGAAATGCCAAAACCTACGACATCATCATCTTTATCGAGAACAAAGCAGACAAACCGCGGATCAATGGCCGAAAAATAATCTTTGGTATATTTTTCGATCTGTTTTTCGGTAAGCGGGACAAATCCGTATAACGACTGAAAAGCTTCATTTAACGTATGAAACATTTTTTTTGCGTAAGGCAGGAATTCTTTTGCCTTTTTTACCTCCAAAACATGAAGGTTGTATTTCTGTAAAACCAATGACGAGATTCGTTTGATCTTATCCGGCACTTTATCCGGCACTTTAATTTCAAACTGTATCCAGTCTACATCCTTTACATAACCCAGTTTTTCAAGATGTTCCGGATAGTACGGGTAGTTGTATAGCGTAGCCTGGGTTCCTATTTCGTTAAATCCTTCTACCAACATCCCTTCAAGGTCCATATCCGAAAAGCCCAGCGGACCATGAACGGCTTCCATTCCTTTTTCTTTTGCCCAGTTTTCTACAGCCTGAATCAGTGCTTTTGAAACTTCGATGTCGTCAATAAAATCAATCCATCCGAAACGCATGTGTTTTTCATTCCATATTTCGTTGGATTTGTGGTTGATAATGGCGGCTATTCGTCCGACAATTTTGTTGTCTTTGTAAGCCAGCCAGTACCGGGCCTCACAAAAGTCAAATGCCGGATTCTTTTTGGGGGATAAGGTAGCCTTTTCAAACATGTGGAGTTGGGGAACACGGTATTTGTTTCCTTTGTAAAGTTTATCCGGAAAGGCGATGAATTTTTTCAGGTCGGCCTTTGATTTTACCTCTTTGATAACAACGTTTTCCATGGTAAATAAAGTTTAAAGTTAGACATCTTTGGAACCCCCAATATTAATCATTTCATAGATAGTTTAAAAATCAAATTTAAATCGTGCTCTGATTCCATATTCTGCCACATGCGGATTATCAAGATAGGTAAACCGTTTTACCAAATCGACCCTGAAAAATTTAAAAATGTTGCCAATGCCCACGCTGCCTTCAATGTATGGCGTGTCTTTTAGGATAAAGGTAGTCGGATTGCCATCGGCATCGGTAGGAAACTGCATCAGTCCGGGTGTGACTTCCGGATTGTTTTTGTCGGAAAGTCCACCGTAAAGTACTTTTACTGAAATGATCGAACGCCATTTTAATTTCTTTAT
The sequence above is drawn from the Candidatus Sulfidibacterium hydrothermale genome and encodes:
- a CDS encoding TonB-dependent receptor, which produces MKKRKGWLFYLAGILFFFPLFSRAQTGTITGRVVEAGTGTSLIGANIFLKTDVSKGTIADYNGFFRLVLPVGKHNIEISYTGMEPVFKTVTVQQNKVLRLGTIAMKPRSYTVKELVVRAGQFNKNVEDQTVSIEVMKPKIIQDRNTRNISSILDLTPGVTILDQEPQIRGGSGFTYGVGAKVAVFVDGMPIASADAGKPDWSFIPVEDIRQIEVVKGASSVLSGSSALSGAIYVRMKYPGLKPHTYINTYFGTYCRPNKIIDKWWNGLAPITGIGFSHSQRLGDGYTDLVVGGTMSYDHGYEGPPKVTPPAVDSSDISKSDMANRLMRFNFNLRRRSKKTKGLNFGLNGNFMWQRKASVLAWLDDTAGFYRGYPGAVLLNDLFTFYVDPFINYYTKNGARHQFISRIMYSNSRANLGQSNRSLMIYNKYEFRKRLKRLWDVDLITGFVSDYSRSRASMYSGSGSDTNFLWNPSWYAEMEKKIGRVNLSLGVRLEYFNLNNNITKFKPIFRFGSSFHMAEETYLRASIGQGYRFPTIAERYIKTTVGTFGVFDNPDLQPESSWNAEIGIKQAFKLSKFRGYADVAFFYQEYKNTVEYLFGFWDSTYTFAMAGFKFVNTGASRVTGVDVSLTGQATFNSHVSMTVMAGYTYVRPVALEPDKVFAHDYNPGGQTAFSYNTTSVDPESRILKYRFLHTAKLDIELDIRRFAIGTSMRYFSKIVNLDKAIFDFEDATLATGGTLQAILYRNYYYHHNNGNMIWDVRMSYDLSKHSKISLLSNNVTNRMYSLRPLKAEPPRTITFRYSLNL
- a CDS encoding peptidylprolyl isomerase, which codes for MKKIVIISLAVLVGVLTACHSTGEKQTGKKQKTEKVKKQTHPLVVMKTRFGKIVAELYPKKAPITVANFEKYIRLGKYHDAVFYRAVTLKNQPKKKVKIEVIQGGLFKDIEAMMPPIKLETTKQTGIHHLNGTLSMARNEPNSATSEFFICIGKQPELDYGGKRNPDGQGFAAFGRVIKGMDVVKKIQQQPTDHQLLVPPVKIDTMYLIEPK
- a CDS encoding PEP/pyruvate-binding domain-containing protein is translated as MTVNKSLRYMNLLEVMNKVNHITRQNRDVDSTLKHVVELLSEQEDLAHFDFFRIIYGDREYFVKGKNKVEGTAVCDDKYFVTHSGKKCAIHYCTRKEDATDENFRKNQEYFLNSLTNILRRYLNKQERVQHPEWQEADKKEKEQAKKGIISSRFLQRFLNKNTHTRDVYHDLMPFKVKEILLISSLYDAYAIEREGRFSEHMLGQYGQLNLTSIPRITGASTVEQAFDLLKRRHFDQIIYMVGVDKKTPVTASKRIKEKYPYIPIFLLLNNNSDVEYFKSEQTKLRFIDRIFAWNGDSNIFFSMIKLLEDHMNVENDTRRGKVRVILLAEDSPIYSSRYLSFLYRVLMEQTKRIIDDVSTDELYKVLRMRARPKILFAPTFEQAVDIIDKYKDYLLCLITDVKYERHGKINDNAGVELLAYARKELKNLPVIMQSADPAYAEVAKKYHSLFIDKNSETLYEDFQDFITNYLGFGDFVFKDSKGNAIARAANIREFEEQLHKIPDDSLIFHASRNHFSMWLMARQEIKAANFINPKKVSDYKSVQALREALIKMIREHRDEAESGNLIPFEPEMTINPENLYTLSEGSLGGKGRGLAFINALIHNFNFSRYVSDIHIKTPVTFIIGTKEFEEFINKNQLNKLALFEKDTRKIKEAFLNTELSEDLSEKLAAILRHIKNPVAVRSSSLFEDSLTLPFAGIFETYILPNSHENFIVRHKQLCDAVKLVYASLYSTISKDYVKAINYKLEDERMAVVIEEVVGNRYDDLYYPHISGVAQSYNYYPFAHMKPEEGFAIAAVGLGKYVVEGNRAYRFSPKYPGVEINSPKDQFKSSQVNFYAVDLNKKDLDLMEGEDAGLTLEDISVAERQGTLKHCASVYNPDNDTIYPGLTKPGPRIVNFANILKYNYIPLAKTLSVLLELGKEAMGTAVEMEYAVDLNKDKEGKATFYILQIKPLISQNVDFEADMDKVDPKDILLFTKTGMGNGFYENIQDVIYVVPKKFDKTQTEEMALEAERFNEKMMESGKQYILIGPGRWGTRDKWIGIPVRWAQISNARVVVETSLHNFPLDASSGSHFFHNVTSMNVGYFTIQHDREENILNYEMLDEQEIVEEGAFFRHVRFKSPLKVKMDGRNRIYVIHR